The following are encoded together in the Malaya genurostris strain Urasoe2022 chromosome 3, Malgen_1.1, whole genome shotgun sequence genome:
- the LOC131434557 gene encoding uncharacterized protein LOC131434557: MKQKTSDAGIDELRVALKEMVYAKQCLLNELCTTRLTNEKLSKQLDKQRNFFLAKDEALQLEMREIKSALQSMKSSLQRSNRKLARHMRGCANTRFRLGAMFLRMRSTKHWHEKRRNRYQKMCFQFAAYVQEQNRYMQTVVHTQLSGESITTSHRQYLDLLTRCSQLIHENMNLRLLFMNKLDERGIASYRNSAPASPDSSKMEDERDFDSGSEATVFCIAPKYFVRQRFHSV, from the exons atgaaacaaaaaacgtcaGACGCTGGAATTGATGAGCTGAGG GTTGCACTGAAGGAAATGGTTTATGCGAAACAATGTCTTCTTAATGAACTTTGCACTACACGATTAACCAATGAGAAACTTTCCAAACAACTGGACAAACAAAG AAATTTCTTCCTAGCAAAAGACGAAGCATTACAGCTGGAAATGAGGGAAATAAAATCTGCTCTCCAATCAATGAAG AGTTCGTTACAGAGATCTAACAGAAAGCTTGCGCGCCACATGCGAGGATGTGCCAATACACGGTTTCGCCTTGGGGCAATGTTTCTCCGGATGCGGTCTACCAAACATTGGCACGAGAAACGACGGAATCGTTATCAGAAAATGTGTTTCCAGTTCGCAGCGTACGTACAGGAGCAGAATCGCTACATGCAGACGGTTGTTCATACTCAGCTGAGCGGTGAAAGCATTACGACCTCCCATCGGCAGTATTTGGATCTTCTAACCCGGTGTTCCCAGCTAATTCACGAAAATATGAACTTGAGACTGTTGTTCATGAACAAACTAGATGAACGCGGAATAGCTTCATACCGAAACAGTGCTCCTGCGAGTCCAGATAGCAGCAAAATGGAAGATGAG AGGGATTTTGATTCCGGTTCGGAAGCAACAGTTTTTTGTATTGCTCCAAAATATTTTGTCAGACAACGTTTCCATTCTGTTTGA